The following DNA comes from Flavobacterium sp. N3904.
CTATCTGGGTGTTACTACACTTCCCGAATTTCAATCGCTTTTATTTTCAAGTTTTAAAAAATGGGGAACGAGTTATGGAAGTTCCCGCTCAGCCAATATCCAGTTGGAAGTATATAAAACCGCAGAAGATTTGCTGGCCCAACAAATAGGAACCGAAGCTGCTGTAACCGTTTCTTCAGGAATGCTGGCTGGAAAATTGGCTTTGGAACAACTGCAACATAATACTGATTTGATTTTTCACTTCCCCAATACACATCCTGCTTTACAGCATCCTTTTTCTCTGCCACTAATTCAAAACGAAAAACTGAATCCATTTCTTTTTGATTCAGCCGTTTCAAGAATCGGAATCGTAGCCGACGCTATTCCATCGCTTGAAGTTTTCCCTATTGATTTGAGCATTTTGAAGAAAATCCCAAGTGATAAAAAAATTATTTTAGTACTTGATGAGTCCCATAGTATTGGAATTCTTGGAAACAAAGGACAAGGGGTCTTAGACCAATATGGGCTTCCTTCAAACGTTCATCAAAAAATTAGTATTGCATCCCTAGGAAAGGCTATGGGGCTTTCCGGAGGGGTTATTGCTGGTGATTCTCACTTTATTGGTGAAATAAAAAAACTGCAAAATTTTGTTGGAGCTTCCGGAATGAATCCTGCCTTTTTGGAAACCTATGTAAACGCACAAGAGATTTATCATTTACAAAGACAGCAACTAAAAAAAAATTTGAATTATGTTGCTGAAAATTTGATTCCAAACAGCGCCTTAACATTTACCGCAACATATCCCACTA
Coding sequences within:
- a CDS encoding aminotransferase class I/II-fold pyridoxal phosphate-dependent enzyme; this encodes MQVNQIPNRVFYKDGEEFLYFGGTNYLGVTTLPEFQSLLFSSFKKWGTSYGSSRSANIQLEVYKTAEDLLAQQIGTEAAVTVSSGMLAGKLALEQLQHNTDLIFHFPNTHPALQHPFSLPLIQNEKLNPFLFDSAVSRIGIVADAIPSLEVFPIDLSILKKIPSDKKIILVLDESHSIGILGNKGQGVLDQYGLPSNVHQKISIASLGKAMGLSGGVIAGDSHFIGEIKKLQNFVGASGMNPAFLETYVNAQEIYHLQRQQLKKNLNYVAENLIPNSALTFTATYPTIYFDQEELLQLLLENNIIPTSFPYPTASGKLSRIVISAHHTKDDLNKMITQLNIFSKLNFGFEGDTRFVL